TGGAAGGTAGGTAGTTTAGGTCAAATTTGGTTTACCTCCTCAGCGTCTTCACCAATTCTGTGGGCTCTAACCATCACAGGTTTGTGAGGAAGAAATTAGAAAATGTTGAAGAATTTGATGACATAATCCCTGTTTAGTTACTTTAGAAGGGGAACTGttgattgaaaagaaaaatgagatTATTCTCAAGGATCACTATTGAATGGTTTACGAATTCATGATATTTTTCCATTGAATAGGACGCTGGTCCAGATTAATGGTAGTTGAAATATTACAATGAAGTACGCTTGAAGAGTAGGCTTGACAGTTGATATGGTGTTTACAAGTCTAACATCTATACCTTTACGGCTTTACCTAAGTCCTAATTTGAGTAACTAATTCCAGCTCTAGCACTTTATCTAAGCAGGACCACATTGGTTGGATTTAAATTGCTATTTTGTCATTGTGTGTCTTTCTTGCCATTTATAACATTGATTTAATGATTCATTGTAAATTGTGAGATACTACGATAGATCCTTGAATTCTTAATGTATTAGCACTTAACTCATATTGCAGACATTAATTCAAGGGTTAAATGTTTTTTTCCTCTAGTTCTTTCATACATATGGAGTGTAAGCCGATCGTGTCCACTACTACTGCTATATCTGCATCTGTATAGTtcaccaaaagaaagaaaaatacatATAGAACCAGATAAAATAAAGGACAGCCTCACTACTACAAGCTAGACTTGTCTCTGCATGGTGTCCAGTCTGTCCAAGGTGGAAAAATGTTTGgaatcttataaaatgaagatcGACAGCTGAAAAGATGTTGAAGAGTTTCCTATAGTATTTAAAATCTCATAAAAAATGAAAGCAGCGAGGAATATGTAGAAATCATTCCCGGCTTTCCGTTGGTTGTTTATTTTGTCTTATTGGAAACAACTTCTCTATCTCTGCaaggtagaggtaaggtctgcatatacTCTACCCTTCCCAGACCTCACTTGTTGGagtacattgggtatgttgtagTTCTTGTTATTATATTGAAGAAAGATCAGCATACTttcaagagaaaaaaaggaattaCATTTAACAATGTCAAGTGGgcagtatttatttatttactaataCGTCAAAGATGGAAGGTTTACTAAATAGATTCAAGTTATAATGCTTTGGCTTGAATTCATTTAGTAAAACTTCCATCTTGAGTCTTGACGTACTTATCTTTGTTAATGACAAATGCTCTTTAATGCTTTGGCTCTACAAGGCTCCTAGGCTGGAATGCTAATAACCTACACTAGCTTTTTTATAATTCCCAAAAATTGAAACCAAAATCTTACTATTCTGTATGGCAGGGCCTGCTGCAATATTTCAACCTGGTTGAGGGATGCTTGACGATGATTCAAGCCAACCAGCACAAGAACAACTTCACTTATGATTGGATAATCCGTACCCGAGTTGATGGCTACTGGAACGCCCCACTATCACCCGAGGACTTCATTCCCGGCGCCTACTTAATCCCTCCTGGTTCATCTTACGGTGGCTTAAATGATCGTTTTGGCCTCGGTGACTACAACACTTCTGTAGTTGCTCTTTCGCGACTCTCCTTGATTCCTGAATTGGATGCAGCCGGATACCATCTCCTCAACTCCGAGGGTGCATTCAAGTCCCAACTGACTATCCACAGAGTTCCCTACATCTCTAAGCGCCTCCCATTTTGTGTTGTATCAGATCGTAGCTATGATTTTCCACCACCCCGTTTTGGTGTTCCAGTCGCAGCACTTTCTAGTCCAGGTCCATTAAGTGGTGCCAAGTGCCGGCCTTGCACTCCTTCATGCACTGACCATTGTGTTGGGCTCATGATGAACAAACTGTACAAAGGATGGAGCTGGACTGATTGGGCCAATAACACCCTTCAGCTCTGTGATGCTCATGCCGAGTGGGAGAGTGGTTGGCAGAAAATATTCGACCAAGTGGCAGGTAATAAACTGGCTGCAGCAAGACAACGAGTTGATGATCTAAAAATGGAGCAGTGTGTGAAAGATTTCGCGGAAATAATGAAAAAGACTGCTTATTGGGAGGCTCCTCCAGTGTCTCAAATTTGTCGATTGGATTTATCAGCGCCTACCTAACGTCGAAGCAAATCGCCAAATCCATTATACTATAGGTAAACTATGTATAGTTTTCTAGCCCCACGCagtttttttttacataaaaggtttttcattcatttttcCTTCCTCAGGAAACAAAAAGAATTGTAGAAATTACCTTAGATGTTCTTGTAGACGATGGTCTTTTTGTTGGATATCTTATGGATACTGTCTAATATTGTAGCTTTATGGAGCAAGCAACTTAGAGAAATGGAGAAAAGTTTCCTGTTTTTTGTACCTCAAATTTTGTTATTCAAAATTGCGTGATTTCGTTGTGTTGATGGCCTATCGGAAACAGTTTCACTATTTCACAAAGTTAGGGTAAGGTCTGTATACATCCTAACCTTTCTAGATttcacttgtgggattatagTGGGTGGGGTATTAAGTTGTGTGATTTATTGCAGGATAATTAGCTAACCAGACAAATTTATACACTTTATTACCAAACGGTAAGagtttaaaatttatatcaaacATAACTAGAGTTTTTGAAATTCGCCTTGTATAcaatcatttttgaagtttgttttGTATCAATTATACAACAATTCACTATGTATATCAATGATACAACAACACAACAATTTGCTTTGAAACAACTATTcactttatatatattattgtatcaCTGATGCAACGAATTGTTGTATCATTGATACAGAGTGAACTTCAAAATTATTAATACGTAAAAGCTACTAAATTCAGAGTATTTTGTTTTGGGCCTCGAATCCAAAAACTTATAAGTAAAGATT
This region of Solanum dulcamara chromosome 9, daSolDulc1.2, whole genome shotgun sequence genomic DNA includes:
- the LOC129904628 gene encoding uncharacterized protein LOC129904628, which translates into the protein MMKKCSKWVSSDLDWKLLLLILPPLSLLFYFSLSSISAIASNTFSTFTPLKSVINNNAPPPPSHNFLPPVFANQSEKKTGLDRSRIDESLFPPVLLNRSVTKEELDRSRIAVCIVGGARRFELTGPSIIQKILKEYPNSDLYLHSPLDSNAYKFSMLKTAPRISAIKIFKPKTIKTTEFQVRVLSARGSPNGIQGLLQYFNLVEGCLTMIQANQHKNNFTYDWIIRTRVDGYWNAPLSPEDFIPGAYLIPPGSSYGGLNDRFGLGDYNTSVVALSRLSLIPELDAAGYHLLNSEGAFKSQLTIHRVPYISKRLPFCVVSDRSYDFPPPRFGVPVAALSSPGPLSGAKCRPCTPSCTDHCVGLMMNKLYKGWSWTDWANNTLQLCDAHAEWESGWQKIFDQVAGNKLAAARQRVDDLKMEQCVKDFAEIMKKTAYWEAPPVSQICRLDLSAPT